Proteins from a genomic interval of Mesobacillus sp. S13:
- a CDS encoding lipoate--protein ligase has protein sequence MLFIDNKGITDPRINLAIEEYALKNLDINETYLLFYINEPSIIIGKNQNTIEEINTEYVDKNGIHVVRRLSGGGAVYHDLGNLNFSFITKDDGESFHNFRKFTEPVVNALRKLGVNAELSGRNDLLAEGRKISGNAQFSTRGRMFSHGTLLFDSEIESVVSALNVKKDKIESKGIKSIRSRVANISEFLSEKVTIEEFRSLLLKNIFDGLDDIPEYVLTEQDWKNIHELSKERYQNWDWNYGKSPKFNLQHSHRFPVGQVDVRFEVNKGIIENCKIYGDFFGVGDVTEIEDKLTGIKYERSQIAHALEGVDIKHYFGNISKEDFINLIY, from the coding sequence ATGTTATTTATTGACAATAAAGGAATCACTGACCCAAGAATCAACCTGGCAATTGAAGAATATGCCTTGAAGAACCTTGACATCAATGAAACATATTTACTGTTTTATATAAACGAACCATCTATCATCATTGGCAAGAACCAGAATACAATTGAAGAAATCAATACTGAATATGTCGACAAGAATGGCATTCATGTTGTCCGCAGATTATCTGGTGGAGGTGCTGTTTACCATGATCTTGGCAACCTGAATTTCAGCTTTATCACGAAGGACGATGGCGAAAGCTTCCACAATTTCAGGAAGTTTACTGAGCCAGTGGTGAATGCACTGAGGAAGCTAGGAGTCAATGCGGAATTAAGCGGAAGGAATGACCTGTTGGCAGAAGGAAGAAAGATTTCCGGTAATGCTCAATTTTCGACAAGAGGGCGGATGTTCAGCCATGGAACGCTTCTGTTTGATTCAGAGATTGAAAGCGTAGTTTCAGCACTTAACGTAAAAAAAGACAAAATTGAATCTAAAGGTATTAAATCAATCCGCAGCCGAGTTGCAAACATCTCCGAATTCCTCTCCGAAAAGGTAACCATTGAGGAATTCCGTTCCTTACTGCTAAAAAATATCTTTGATGGACTAGATGATATTCCGGAGTATGTATTGACGGAGCAGGACTGGAAAAATATCCATGAGCTTTCGAAGGAAAGATACCAGAACTGGGATTGGAATTATGGAAAATCACCTAAGTTCAATCTGCAGCATTCGCATAGGTTCCCGGTTGGGCAGGTCGATGTTCGTTTTGAAGTAAATAAGGGCATCATTGAAAACTGCAAAATCTACGGAGATTTCTTTGGTGTAGGTGATGTGACTGAGATTGAGGACAAACTGACAGGAATTAAATATGAAAGGTCCCAAATTGCTCATGCATTGGAAGGTGTAGACATAAAACATTATTTCGGAAATATTTCTAAGGAAGATTTCATTAACTTAATATATTAA
- a CDS encoding fatty acid--CoA ligase family protein encodes MNLSSQLHHTASMLGNKPAYFFMDKASTYAELDASVTKFASGLEKLGVKKGDHIALLLGNSPHFVIGMYGALRLGATVIPINPIYTADEIGYILNNGDVKVVVGLDLMLPLAEKMHQHLPKVEHFVIAETGQSQMSEEEMSKLSLGSKLKPFTHVVGSGDLDFNGPDLNEDDVAIILYTSGTTGKPKGAMLTHKNLYSNAKDVSDYLKMNEDDKVITALPMFHVFCLTVALNAPLMNGGTLLIVPKFSPAEVFRIAREYEATVFAGVPTMYNFLFQYPEGNPDDLKSLRLCISGGASLPVALLQNFERKFNVMVSEGYGLSEASPVTCFNPLDRPRKAGSIGTSIVNVENKVVNEMGDEVAPGEVGELIVRGPNVMAGYYKMPEETAATIRDGWLYTGDLARMDDEGYFYIVDRKKDMIIVGGYNVYPREVEEVLYNHTDIVEVAVLGVPDPNLGEAVRCYVVSKNPELTEDQLLNYCREHLAKYKVPSAIEFLEELPKNTTGKILRRALKNQVLQKQ; translated from the coding sequence ATGAATCTTTCATCACAGCTTCATCACACTGCCTCAATGCTGGGCAATAAGCCGGCATATTTTTTCATGGACAAAGCAAGCACATATGCAGAGCTTGATGCTTCTGTCACAAAGTTTGCTTCTGGTCTTGAAAAGCTAGGGGTGAAAAAAGGCGATCATATCGCATTGTTGCTAGGAAACTCTCCACATTTTGTCATCGGTATGTACGGAGCGCTTAGGCTCGGTGCAACAGTCATTCCCATCAATCCAATTTACACAGCAGATGAAATCGGCTATATCTTGAACAATGGCGATGTAAAAGTAGTCGTTGGGCTGGATTTAATGCTGCCGCTAGCGGAAAAAATGCATCAGCATCTGCCAAAGGTCGAACACTTCGTCATTGCGGAAACAGGCCAAAGCCAGATGTCTGAAGAGGAAATGTCCAAGCTTTCTTTAGGTTCAAAATTGAAACCGTTTACACATGTCGTGGGTTCCGGAGATCTAGATTTCAATGGTCCTGACCTAAATGAAGATGATGTCGCAATCATTCTTTATACTTCAGGAACGACAGGCAAGCCTAAGGGAGCTATGCTTACACACAAAAATCTTTATAGCAATGCAAAAGATGTAAGCGATTACCTTAAGATGAATGAAGATGACAAGGTAATCACTGCTTTGCCAATGTTCCACGTTTTCTGTCTGACGGTTGCTCTTAATGCGCCGCTGATGAACGGCGGAACACTTTTGATTGTCCCTAAGTTCAGCCCGGCAGAAGTGTTCCGGATTGCGCGTGAATACGAGGCAACTGTTTTTGCAGGAGTGCCGACGATGTATAATTTCTTATTCCAGTATCCAGAAGGAAATCCTGATGACCTTAAGTCGCTCCGACTGTGTATTTCAGGCGGTGCTTCACTTCCGGTTGCACTTCTACAGAATTTCGAGCGCAAATTCAATGTAATGGTTTCAGAAGGATATGGCTTATCCGAGGCTTCACCGGTAACATGCTTCAACCCGCTTGACCGTCCACGAAAAGCAGGTTCTATTGGTACTTCAATCGTGAATGTTGAGAACAAAGTCGTCAACGAAATGGGCGATGAAGTCGCACCTGGAGAAGTTGGCGAATTGATCGTCCGCGGCCCGAACGTCATGGCAGGCTACTATAAAATGCCAGAAGAAACTGCCGCTACGATCAGGGATGGCTGGCTTTACACAGGAGACTTAGCCCGCATGGACGATGAAGGATATTTTTATATTGTCGACCGCAAAAAGGATATGATCATTGTGGGCGGATATAATGTCTATCCACGTGAAGTCGAAGAAGTTTTGTATAATCATACGGATATTGTCGAGGTTGCCGTTCTTGGGGTACCTGACCCGAATCTCGGCGAAGCGGTACGCTGTTATGTCGTCAGCAAGAACCCTGAGTTGACAGAGGATCAGCTGCTGAACTACTGCCGTGAGCACCTGGCAAAGTACAAGGTGCCAAGCGCAATCGAGTTCCTCGAAGAGCTTCCGAAGAATACAACCGGAAAGATTCTAAGAAGAGCATTAAAGAATCAGGTACTACAAAAACAATAA
- a CDS encoding enoyl-CoA hydratase-related protein, with protein sequence MVGNIDFQLEGHTAFVTLNRPDALNAFNYETLDELQKVMEKIRTNREARVVIFTGAGEKAFSVGADLKERRTLSDEDVKRNIYKIGEVFTMVDQLPQPTIAAINGFAFGGGMELALACDFRVAADGTQMGLTETSLAIIPGAGGTQRLPRLIGQAKALELILTARRLKAEEALDYGLVTAVVKKESLLDECVKFAEMMLANGPVALQQAKYAVKQGMNADLQTGLQIERKAYEVTIPTEDRLEALAAFSEKRKPEFKGK encoded by the coding sequence ATGGTGGGAAACATCGATTTTCAATTAGAGGGACATACGGCATTCGTCACATTGAATCGTCCGGATGCATTAAATGCATTTAATTATGAAACACTTGATGAGTTACAGAAGGTCATGGAAAAAATAAGGACAAACCGTGAAGCCAGGGTCGTGATCTTTACCGGTGCCGGCGAGAAAGCATTCAGCGTGGGAGCTGATTTGAAAGAACGCCGCACGCTGTCTGATGAAGACGTGAAACGGAATATTTATAAAATCGGCGAGGTATTCACGATGGTAGACCAGCTGCCGCAGCCAACCATCGCAGCCATCAATGGATTCGCCTTCGGTGGCGGAATGGAGCTTGCTCTGGCATGTGATTTCCGTGTTGCAGCGGATGGGACGCAGATGGGGTTGACGGAAACGAGCCTGGCCATCATACCTGGAGCAGGTGGAACGCAGAGACTGCCACGGCTGATCGGCCAGGCAAAAGCCCTCGAGTTAATATTGACAGCGCGACGGCTGAAAGCGGAGGAAGCTCTGGATTATGGTCTCGTTACCGCTGTTGTCAAAAAAGAAAGCTTGCTTGATGAATGCGTGAAATTTGCCGAAATGATGCTGGCTAACGGACCTGTCGCACTGCAGCAGGCTAAATACGCCGTCAAGCAGGGGATGAACGCCGACTTACAGACAGGACTGCAAATTGAGCGCAAAGCTTATGAAGTTACCATCCCGACAGAAGATCGCCTCGAGGCACTGGCTGCATTCAGCGAGAAGCGAAAGCCAGAATTTAAAGGAAAGTAA
- a CDS encoding AzlC family ABC transporter permease has product MEGTLAVKHATDFKKGIQSGISIAIGYMPIALTFGLIAKTTGLALGETVMMSLLVFAGAAQYISLSLLAQGIGIFEIILTTFIVNIRHFLMSASLNEKAEEDTVGARMGYSFGITDETFSVAATREGSVNAGYMFGLNLTAYSSWVVFSGLGYLVGTGLPQTLQESMSVALYAMFVGLLVPSMKTNVKVIYLAALAAAFNSIFTMAELMSTGWAIVLATLLSAILVEAVETFKKGRGGHADE; this is encoded by the coding sequence GTGGAAGGTACATTGGCTGTAAAGCATGCAACAGATTTTAAGAAAGGGATTCAATCAGGCATCAGCATTGCGATAGGCTATATGCCGATTGCGCTTACCTTTGGCTTGATCGCCAAGACAACTGGGCTTGCGCTCGGTGAGACGGTCATGATGAGTCTGCTTGTGTTTGCCGGTGCTGCACAATACATTTCCTTAAGCCTCCTGGCACAGGGAATTGGCATCTTCGAAATCATACTGACTACTTTCATCGTGAATATCCGCCATTTCCTCATGTCTGCGTCATTGAATGAGAAGGCGGAAGAGGATACGGTTGGAGCGAGGATGGGGTATTCCTTCGGGATTACCGATGAGACGTTTTCGGTCGCAGCCACGCGGGAAGGAAGTGTCAATGCCGGATATATGTTTGGCTTGAATCTCACTGCCTACTCGAGCTGGGTCGTTTTTTCCGGGCTGGGCTACCTTGTCGGGACCGGATTGCCGCAAACCCTTCAGGAAAGCATGTCAGTCGCATTATACGCTATGTTTGTCGGCTTATTGGTTCCATCGATGAAAACCAATGTGAAAGTGATTTACCTGGCTGCACTCGCAGCTGCGTTCAACTCGATCTTCACGATGGCTGAACTGATGTCAACGGGATGGGCCATTGTCCTTGCCACTTTATTGTCAGCCATTCTTGTAGAGGCTGTAGAAACATTCAAGAAAGGTAGGGGGGGACATGCAGATGAGTAG
- a CDS encoding AzlD domain-containing protein produces MSREIIIMIIGMAVVTYIPRMLPFVMFRGKELPPFLQGVLKNVPYATLGALIFPAILFIQEDIWYGLIGAAAAFIVAFMGANVIVVVIGSISVLTLYSYFF; encoded by the coding sequence ATGAGTAGAGAAATCATCATCATGATCATAGGCATGGCTGTCGTGACCTACATACCGAGGATGCTTCCGTTCGTGATGTTCCGGGGAAAAGAACTGCCGCCATTTTTGCAGGGAGTCCTTAAGAACGTCCCTTATGCCACACTGGGAGCGCTGATTTTCCCAGCGATCCTGTTTATCCAGGAAGACATCTGGTACGGCCTGATTGGTGCTGCTGCCGCGTTCATCGTTGCCTTTATGGGAGCGAATGTCATTGTGGTCGTCATTGGTTCGATTTCAGTCTTGACTTTATATTCTTATTTCTTTTAG
- a CDS encoding ABC transporter ATP-binding protein, with translation MFIEISNVHKQYEDKNNHQVDILKDINLGVNKGEFVSILGPSGCGKSTLLSIVAGLTPATSGEVSVLGKRIDKPGKDRGMVFQQAALFPWLNVLENVLFPLKQEMPKKQAEAEAKKQLQKVQLSKYLSHYPHELSGGMQQRVAIARALAMNPEILLMDEPFGALDEQTRSRLHGQLETIWAETQKTILFVTHSISESIKLSDRIIVMGTKPGVILKDIKVDIPRPRDEHKKEMVELEEYIMGYLKKEIDKVIREELADESAH, from the coding sequence TTGTTTATCGAAATCAGCAATGTACACAAACAGTATGAAGATAAAAATAATCACCAGGTTGATATTTTAAAAGATATTAATCTAGGAGTGAATAAAGGGGAATTTGTTTCGATTCTTGGTCCATCGGGATGTGGCAAATCCACGCTGCTTTCGATCGTGGCTGGGCTGACTCCAGCTACAAGCGGAGAAGTTTCAGTTTTAGGCAAAAGAATTGATAAACCAGGGAAAGACCGGGGGATGGTCTTCCAGCAGGCAGCGCTTTTTCCATGGCTGAATGTCCTGGAGAATGTCCTGTTCCCGCTTAAACAGGAAATGCCGAAGAAGCAGGCTGAAGCCGAGGCAAAAAAACAGCTGCAAAAGGTCCAGCTGAGCAAGTACCTTTCGCACTATCCTCATGAGCTTTCGGGCGGAATGCAGCAGCGGGTAGCAATTGCCAGAGCGCTTGCGATGAATCCGGAAATTCTCTTGATGGATGAACCGTTTGGAGCGCTTGATGAACAAACCCGCTCCCGCCTGCATGGACAGCTCGAGACAATATGGGCTGAAACACAAAAAACAATTTTATTCGTGACTCACAGTATCTCCGAATCCATTAAGCTATCAGACCGGATCATCGTGATGGGAACAAAGCCTGGGGTGATTCTTAAGGATATTAAAGTAGACATTCCAAGGCCCCGCGATGAGCATAAAAAAGAGATGGTGGAGCTGGAAGAATATATTATGGGCTACCTCAAGAAGGAGATCGACAAAGTCATCAGGGAGGAGCTTGCAGATGAATCCGCACATTAA
- a CDS encoding ABC transporter permease, translated as MNPHIKRIIFFAAIIAFWYAGSKLEWWMPIILPSPDKVLEALVTGFQDKTLIYDLIASFKRLGIGLGLSLVIGTALGVLLAKSKTADETLGTIVLAFQSVPSIVWLPLAIMWFGMNEKAVIFVVVLGGTFVMTLNIRVGIKNVSPLFIKAAKTMGVTGWNLYKRVIFPAAIPYVVTGSRLAWAFAWRALMAGELLSTGPGLGYTLRYASDFGNMGLVIGVMIIIGVIGTIVDQLIFQRIEKSVLNRWGLES; from the coding sequence ATGAATCCGCACATTAAGAGAATCATATTTTTCGCAGCAATCATTGCCTTCTGGTATGCGGGCAGCAAGCTGGAATGGTGGATGCCAATCATCCTTCCATCTCCGGATAAAGTCCTTGAGGCACTGGTCACAGGATTCCAGGATAAAACCTTGATCTATGATTTGATTGCCAGCTTCAAGCGTCTAGGAATCGGCCTTGGACTTTCCCTGGTAATCGGGACAGCGCTCGGAGTCCTGCTGGCGAAATCCAAAACGGCGGATGAGACGCTGGGAACAATTGTCCTTGCTTTTCAGAGTGTACCGAGCATTGTATGGCTTCCGCTCGCGATCATGTGGTTCGGCATGAACGAGAAGGCCGTCATTTTTGTAGTCGTTCTGGGAGGAACATTTGTCATGACGCTTAATATTCGAGTGGGCATCAAAAATGTTTCGCCATTATTCATAAAGGCAGCCAAAACAATGGGAGTGACCGGCTGGAATTTATATAAAAGGGTCATTTTTCCCGCAGCAATCCCTTATGTTGTTACCGGTTCAAGGCTTGCATGGGCATTCGCCTGGAGAGCCTTGATGGCAGGGGAACTTTTAAGCACGGGACCTGGTCTCGGGTATACGCTCCGTTACGCCTCGGATTTCGGCAACATGGGACTCGTGATTGGCGTCATGATCATCATTGGTGTCATCGGAACAATCGTAGATCAGCTTATCTTCCAGCGTATCGAAAAATCAGTCTTGAATCGCTGGGGACTTGAATCATAA